One Candidatus Profftella armatura genomic region harbors:
- the pheT gene encoding phenylalanine--tRNA ligase subunit beta has translation MQIPENWLRTIINPKLSSNDLANLLTMSGLETEKIETNIPIFSKIIIGKIINIIKHPDIDNFNICKVDTYKNILDIVCNIPNIRVGLKVPCAIIGSSLLCINKKKSFIINIEKKYKIKSYGLLCSEYDLKINNKNKYLFELPEDAPIGKNFYDYYKFNNLKFVIKLTPNRGDCLSLLGIAREISILSNTPLKLLNTKITLPNYKEILPVKISAIDLCGRFSGRIIRGINPKALTPKWMKIRLEDSGQKLVSVLHDITNYVMLELGIPINIFDLSKISGELNIRWGNIGETIKISNDLIIKIDKNIGIISDNFKIISLSGIINGFDASVTLNTKDIYLGVAFWWPNSIRGKSNHYNLVTESSYRFERGIDFSKTIKCLERVTNLIIEICGTSSSKISQIDDQIINIPVRKEIKVRSERVIKILGIKLTNQEISNIFIRLKFHFIQKNNIFLVIPPAHRFDLEIEEDIIEEIIRIYGFENIPISLPITVSKISPIKEGYQSLFSIRHQLAFADYQEVINYSFIEDSLEKDFSQNINNYPIELLNPISKKFNTMRSTLIGSLVNNICYNLKRKLERIRLFEIANVYLHDKFIKDSPFTVSGYKELKKIAVIAYGPLLEPQWGEENRNIDYFDLKNDLENLFFPIKLNFLKINNSILHPNRSALIFKKTKNIGFIGEIHPILQQKYDLPLAPIFFEVDALELQKRQIPNYIQISKFPNVVRDIVFIFNKNINLQDVMDTMFFEKNNNSNCFIIQSISLFDKYCGKKLKDNEKSFAFRCILQDPKKTLKNNIINNAINALINSVCKNFNAKLRN, from the coding sequence ATGCAAATTCCAGAAAATTGGTTACGTACAATAATTAATCCAAAATTGTCTTCTAATGATCTAGCAAATTTATTAACAATGTCTGGATTAGAAACAGAAAAAATAGAAACAAACATACCAATTTTTTCTAAAATAATAATTGGTAAAATAATAAATATCATTAAACATCCTGATATAGATAATTTTAATATTTGTAAGGTTGATACTTATAAAAATATTTTAGATATTGTTTGTAATATACCTAATATCCGTGTTGGATTAAAGGTTCCATGCGCTATAATTGGATCGTCATTATTATGTATTAATAAAAAAAAATCTTTTATAATTAATATAGAAAAAAAATATAAGATAAAATCATATGGATTATTATGCTCTGAATATGATTTAAAAATAAATAATAAAAATAAATATTTATTTGAATTACCAGAAGATGCGCCTATTGGAAAAAATTTTTATGATTATTATAAATTTAATAATTTAAAATTTGTTATTAAATTAACCCCCAATAGAGGTGATTGTTTATCTTTACTTGGAATAGCGCGCGAAATATCTATATTAAGTAATACTCCATTAAAGTTATTAAATACTAAAATTACTTTACCAAATTATAAAGAAATTTTGCCGGTTAAAATATCAGCAATAGATTTATGTGGTCGTTTTTCTGGAAGAATTATTCGTGGAATAAATCCTAAAGCATTAACTCCTAAATGGATGAAAATACGACTTGAAGATAGCGGGCAAAAACTTGTTTCCGTATTACATGATATTACAAATTACGTAATGTTAGAATTAGGAATTCCTATTAATATATTTGATTTATCTAAAATTTCCGGTGAATTAAATATAAGATGGGGAAATATCGGAGAAACTATTAAAATATCTAATGATTTAATCATTAAGATTGATAAAAATATTGGAATTATTTCTGATAATTTTAAGATAATATCATTATCTGGTATTATCAATGGATTTGATGCGTCTGTAACTTTAAATACAAAAGATATATATTTAGGAGTTGCGTTTTGGTGGCCTAATTCAATTCGTGGAAAATCTAATCACTATAATCTTGTTACTGAATCATCATATCGTTTTGAACGAGGTATTGATTTTAGTAAAACTATAAAATGCTTAGAGCGTGTTACTAATTTAATTATTGAAATTTGTGGGACATCATCATCAAAAATATCTCAAATAGATGATCAAATTATAAATATACCAGTTAGAAAAGAAATTAAAGTTCGATCAGAGCGTGTTATTAAAATTTTAGGTATTAAATTAACAAATCAAGAAATTTCTAATATTTTTATACGCTTAAAATTTCATTTTATTCAAAAAAATAATATTTTTTTAGTTATTCCACCTGCGCATAGATTTGATCTTGAAATTGAAGAAGATATTATTGAAGAGATTATAAGAATTTATGGATTTGAAAATATTCCTATATCGTTACCTATTACTGTTTCTAAAATTTCCCCAATAAAAGAAGGATATCAATCGTTATTTTCTATTAGACATCAACTGGCTTTTGCGGACTATCAAGAGGTTATAAATTATAGTTTTATTGAAGATTCTTTAGAAAAAGATTTTTCTCAAAATATTAATAATTACCCAATTGAATTATTGAATCCAATTTCTAAGAAATTTAATACAATGCGATCAACTCTTATTGGTAGTTTGGTTAATAATATATGTTATAACTTAAAAAGAAAATTAGAGCGCATTCGTTTATTTGAAATTGCTAATGTTTATTTACATGATAAATTCATTAAAGATAGTCCATTTACTGTATCAGGTTATAAAGAATTAAAAAAAATAGCAGTTATTGCTTATGGCCCACTACTAGAACCTCAGTGGGGGGAGGAAAATCGTAATATTGATTATTTTGATTTAAAAAATGATTTGGAAAATTTATTTTTTCCTATAAAATTAAATTTTTTAAAAATTAATAATTCTATTTTACACCCAAATCGATCAGCTCTTATATTTAAAAAAACAAAAAATATTGGTTTTATAGGAGAAATTCATCCAATATTACAGCAAAAGTATGATTTACCATTAGCGCCAATATTTTTTGAGGTGGATGCTTTAGAATTACAAAAACGTCAAATACCAAATTATATTCAAATATCTAAATTTCCTAATGTTGTTCGTGACATAGTATTTATTTTTAATAAGAATATTAATTTACAGGACGTAATGGATACTATGTTTTTTGAAAAAAATAATAATTCAAATTGCTTTATAATACAATCTATTTCATTATTTGATAAATATTGTGGAAAAAAACTAAAAGACAATGAAAAAAGTTTTGCTTTTAGGTGTATACTACAAGATCCTAAAAAAACTTTAAAAAATAATATTATAAATAATGCAATTAATGCGTTAATTAATTCTGTTTGTAAAAATTTTAATGCAAAATTACGAAATTAA